A window of the Lolium perenne isolate Kyuss_39 chromosome 7, Kyuss_2.0, whole genome shotgun sequence genome harbors these coding sequences:
- the LOC127317594 gene encoding benzyl alcohol O-benzoyltransferase has product MLSYGARVWRTRAAARALPSILHKNYSMKEQRAPWINPCRPRQLSSDGSTHMLTPPVDMLKHAKERVYTPTLAYAVRRRDPELIRPAAHTPRETKRLSDIDNQEDLRTHVSLALFYRGAGGQNGVDPAGLIRRALGEALVPYYPLAGRLREVEGQKLVVDCNGEGVLFVEADGDVRLVELEAVGLRPPFPCWDQLLFDVEGSSGVIDCPLLHIQVTRLLCGSFVFALRFNHVICDGIGIAQFMNAIAELTRGLPSPTIAPVWSRELLNARDPPMPSFTHREFDLLLQQPPPAGDMVIRSFTFGASDLDAIKKSLPPLLRDTATTFEALAAFLGRARAAALELPPGGNAPLMIIVNIRGVAGTNLPVGYYGNACVPSTVLVDPAVLLGGSLGDAVALVRRAKATVTSEYARSIIDEMVLLGRRFLCPASMFVLSDARHLGFARVDFGWGEPVYAGPADTAFGVSSFITGKDRDGDGTVVVPVVLPWMAMDRFATEVERLLNPVKPQLF; this is encoded by the exons ATGCTCAGCTACGGGGCTAGAGTCTGGCGAACGAGGGCAGCTGCCCGGGCTCTGCCCAGCATCCTGCACAAAAATTATAGCATGAAGGAGCAACGAGCTCCATGGATAAACCCATGCCGTCCTCGTCAACTCAGCTCAGATGGCTCTACTCACATGCTAACTCCGCCGGTGGATATGCTGAAGCACGCGAAGGAGCGGGTATACACGCCGACGCTGGCCTACGCCGTGCGCCGGCGTGATCCGGAGCTCATCCGCCCGGCTGCCCATACGCCCCGGGAGACCAAGCGTCTGTCGGATATTGACAACCAGGAGGACTTGCGCACGCACGTGTCCTTGGCGCTCTTTTACCGTGGCGCTGGTGGACAGAACGGCGTCGACCCGGCCGGCCTCATCCGACGTGCGCTCGGCGAGGCGCTGGTGCCCTACTATCCGTTGGCCGGTCGGCTCAGGGAGGTTGAGGGTCAGAAGCTGGTGGTCGACTGCAACGGCGAGGGGGTTCTCTTCGTGGAGGCCGACGGTGACGTGCGGTTGGTAGAGCTGGAGGCTGTCGGGCTCAGGCCGCCGTTCCCTTGCTGGGACCAGCTGCTCTTCGACGTGGAGGGATCCAGCGGCGTGATTGACTGCCCCTTGCTGCATATCCAG GTAACGCGTCTGCTGTGCGGCAGCTTCGTATTCGCTCTCCGCTTCAACCACGTCATCTGTGACGGAATCGGCATTGCCCAGTTCATGAACGCCATCGCCGAGCTCACCCGTGGCCTCCCGTCCCCGACCATCGCACCCGTCTGGTCCCGGGAGCTCCTCAATGCTCGCGACCCGCCTATGCCTTCCTTTACGCACCGCGAGTTCGACCTACTACTTCAGCAGCCTCCGCCGGCCGGCGATATGGTCATACGTTCTTTCACTTTCGGGGCATCAGACCTCGACGCCATCAAGAAAAGCCTCCCTCCACTCCTCCGCGACACGGCCACCACCTTCGAGGCCCTCGCCGCGTTCCTCGGGCGTGCTCGCGCCGCAGCGCTCGAGCTCCCCCCAGGAGGGAATGCTCCGCTAATGATCATCGTTAACATTAGGGGTGTTGCCGGGACGAACCTGCCCGTGGGGTACTACGGCAACGCGTGTGTGCCCTCCACGGTGTTGGTCGACCCGGCAgtgctacttggtggctcactgggCGATGCCGTGGCGCTGGTGCGGCGGGCGAAGGCCACGGTGACCTCCGAATACGCTCGTTCCATTATCGATGAGATGGTTCTGCTCGGCCGACGGTTCTTGTGTCCAGCAAGCATGTTCGTGCTCTCTGACGCCCGTCATCTCGGGTTCGCCCGTGTGGACTTCGGGTGGGGCGAACCCGTTTATGCTGGCCCAGCCGACACTGCCTTTGGTGTGAGTAGCTTCATCACCGGTAAGGATCGCGATGGGGATGGCACAGTTGTCGTGCCGGTCGTGCTGCCGTGGATGGCAATGGATCGGTTTGCCACTGAGGTGGAGAGGCTGTTAAACCCTGTGAAGCCTCAGTTATTTTAG